From Posidoniimonas corsicana, one genomic window encodes:
- a CDS encoding KamA family radical SAM protein, whose protein sequence is MTSPIDRFAEKTTPHLRRLAESSDAVRAMYLFDPEHEDLPANRDADLFLEKQLTRTKGLVYKYPGRAIVLLSYTCAANCRYCERQDRVGVGLDSEGRLQPEEIDAAVSFVAESPEITEVIFSGGDPLTHPVGLDRAWRAMAALPQVAILRIHTRFPLQAPDKVDFDLLEGLAGCDAMPYLSLHIDHPDELTPETEAAIGRLRRMGYVLISQSVFLKGVNDDLDVLDRMFTRLAQLGVCPYYLYHCHPIATTMRFVMTLDEEIELMSRLRERISGVACPQHIFEMRGTTGKLVVPTDHWSVDLTSVCDFTGATQDVRSVAMDVELPTVSLSAPAKTGAQAADGMPDG, encoded by the coding sequence GTGACCTCACCAATCGATCGATTCGCCGAGAAGACGACCCCTCATCTCCGCAGGCTTGCGGAGTCGAGCGACGCCGTGCGCGCGATGTACCTCTTTGATCCTGAGCACGAGGACCTGCCAGCCAACCGCGATGCGGACCTGTTCCTGGAGAAGCAGCTCACCCGCACCAAGGGGCTGGTGTACAAGTACCCTGGGCGGGCGATTGTGCTGCTCAGCTACACCTGCGCGGCCAATTGCCGGTACTGCGAGCGTCAGGACCGCGTTGGGGTCGGGCTGGACAGCGAGGGGCGTTTGCAGCCAGAGGAGATTGACGCCGCGGTCAGCTTTGTGGCCGAGAGCCCTGAGATCACCGAGGTGATCTTCAGCGGCGGCGATCCACTCACGCACCCGGTTGGCCTGGACCGGGCCTGGCGGGCGATGGCCGCCCTGCCGCAGGTCGCCATTCTGCGGATCCACACGCGGTTCCCGTTGCAGGCGCCGGACAAGGTGGACTTCGACCTCTTGGAGGGCCTGGCGGGCTGTGACGCGATGCCCTACCTGAGCCTGCACATTGACCACCCCGATGAGCTTACGCCTGAGACCGAGGCGGCGATCGGGCGCCTGCGGCGGATGGGGTACGTGCTGATCAGTCAGTCGGTCTTCCTCAAAGGGGTGAACGACGACCTCGACGTGCTGGATCGGATGTTCACGCGGCTGGCGCAGCTTGGCGTCTGTCCGTACTACCTTTACCACTGCCACCCGATCGCCACGACGATGCGGTTTGTTATGACCCTCGACGAGGAGATCGAACTGATGAGCCGGCTACGCGAACGAATCAGCGGCGTCGCCTGCCCGCAGCACATCTTCGAGATGCGCGGAACGACCGGCAAGCTGGTAGTCCCGACCGACCACTGGTCGGTTGATCTTACGTCGGTGTGCGACTTTACCGGTGCGACGCAGGACGTGCGGAGCGTGGCAATGGACGTCGAGCTGCCGACCGTGTCGCTCTCAGCGCCGGCGAAGACTGGCGCCCAAGCAGCGGACGGGATGCCGGATGGCTGA
- a CDS encoding FG-GAP-like repeat-containing protein — protein MGQFKYAEAVEKLRPLAKSSRSGGDVQVDLAIALLNRRAGDDLSQAATLLDGVLAETPDNLRARYCRALLLFHDGQSDAALDAFRRVAEADPSDPFAAYYVGQCLLGMKNYEQAVAWFRRAAQTDPYLRSAYYGEAQTLRRLGRADEAQSALSEFQRLSTNPRSRVADLKYSRMGPKAEVSGGVLGPVATQPLPSGPLFDSPRTIKVEGAVGEVGDGTSTTVVDLSGDGELDLFLADPAGRPRILLGDGEAFELNPDHPLAQVTGVGAVLWGDFNDDGMVDAYLCCRGKNQLWRQLGDGSWEDVTTSAAAGGGDHTTVDGACYDIDHDGDLDYILLQAGAPRVVLINNRDGTFRSAAEELGLAGGPEGSSGLVIADLDQDDDADLIFLNDGRPHEVLQNDRLWNYSPAPGFEEFSESDCVACVSADADVDGLVELYTTGPSGVRRWASAEDGGWRSTALADQAATDLIAYDFNADTQAELALVTAEGIAVIDPMDGSQLATLKRGGAVGRPCLVVAEQGPELLGWAADGTLWKWPAGSGRWPFARVQLSGKTDRALEMRSNASGIGVVGHARSGKLWSALPGPRPTSMPGQSLQPFALGAGGAEQIDFLRLLWPDGVSQTELDLAVGKLHRISETQRQAGSCPLLFVWDGKRYAFVADMLGAGGLGFNLGRGEYYPPRPQESLLLPAGLLKPREGRLELKLGEPMEEICYFDAVRLVAYDVPPGWSITLDERFAGLGPGPTGEPVFYRSRLAPEEAMNDRGEDIRVALAEADGLPAPLDRRDSRFVGLTNPHSVTLSFTRPIDELEDPTLVFDGWVDYAYSQSAFAAWQAGETFVEPTIEAQAASGEWVVIADRFGYPAGTSRHGSVRLDGAALPSGATRLRISSNMLVYWDRLLLVDRASCPEAKRRAMRLRSASVADVGFAARRVDENRLSVYDYDDRPPLGDTRHPAGYYTEFGVATPLIEATDDAVAIIGPGEELHINFEAPSKPPPSGWTRQWVLEADGWCKDADLFTENAGTVAPLPRRPNAVEDARREQLHRQFNTRFRSGY, from the coding sequence ATGGGTCAGTTCAAGTACGCGGAAGCGGTTGAGAAGCTCCGGCCACTCGCCAAGTCCAGCCGATCCGGCGGCGACGTGCAGGTCGATCTCGCGATCGCGCTGCTTAACCGCCGCGCGGGTGACGACCTCAGCCAGGCGGCGACTCTTCTGGACGGCGTGCTCGCAGAAACGCCCGACAACCTTCGGGCCCGCTATTGTCGCGCTCTGTTGTTGTTCCACGATGGTCAGTCCGACGCGGCTCTCGACGCGTTCCGTCGGGTTGCGGAGGCCGACCCCTCCGATCCCTTCGCTGCGTACTACGTTGGTCAGTGCCTGCTGGGGATGAAAAACTACGAACAGGCGGTGGCTTGGTTCCGCAGGGCCGCACAGACCGACCCATACCTCCGGAGCGCCTATTACGGAGAGGCCCAGACGCTCCGTCGCCTGGGGCGGGCCGACGAAGCCCAGTCCGCACTGAGCGAGTTCCAACGGCTCTCGACGAACCCTCGGTCCCGTGTCGCGGACCTGAAGTACTCCCGCATGGGGCCGAAAGCCGAAGTCAGCGGGGGCGTCTTGGGGCCGGTCGCTACGCAGCCGTTGCCTAGCGGACCCCTCTTCGATTCGCCGCGAACTATCAAAGTCGAGGGCGCCGTTGGTGAGGTCGGTGACGGTACCAGCACAACGGTTGTCGATTTGTCGGGCGATGGAGAACTCGACCTGTTCTTGGCGGATCCAGCGGGCAGACCTCGCATCCTGCTCGGCGATGGTGAGGCGTTTGAGCTGAATCCCGACCACCCGCTCGCCCAGGTCACCGGGGTTGGCGCCGTGCTGTGGGGCGACTTCAACGACGACGGCATGGTCGACGCCTACCTCTGTTGCCGGGGGAAGAATCAGCTCTGGCGGCAGCTCGGCGACGGGAGTTGGGAGGACGTGACCACATCCGCCGCTGCGGGCGGGGGCGACCACACGACAGTAGATGGCGCCTGCTACGACATTGACCACGACGGCGACCTTGACTACATCCTGTTGCAGGCAGGGGCGCCGCGTGTGGTGCTCATAAACAACCGCGACGGCACGTTCCGATCGGCCGCTGAGGAGCTTGGCCTGGCGGGCGGTCCCGAGGGGTCGTCGGGTCTCGTCATTGCCGACCTAGACCAAGACGACGACGCCGACCTGATCTTCCTCAACGACGGGCGTCCCCACGAAGTCCTGCAGAACGACCGCCTGTGGAACTACAGCCCCGCTCCTGGGTTCGAGGAGTTTTCTGAGTCTGATTGCGTGGCCTGCGTTAGCGCTGATGCCGATGTCGACGGGCTTGTTGAGCTCTACACGACCGGGCCCAGCGGAGTCCGGCGATGGGCGTCGGCGGAAGATGGCGGTTGGCGCTCCACCGCGCTTGCCGATCAGGCAGCGACAGACCTGATCGCCTACGACTTCAACGCCGACACCCAAGCCGAACTGGCTCTGGTCACTGCCGAAGGGATCGCCGTTATCGACCCGATGGATGGCTCGCAGCTGGCCACGCTGAAGCGCGGCGGCGCCGTGGGTCGACCGTGCCTGGTTGTGGCTGAGCAAGGGCCGGAGCTTCTTGGCTGGGCCGCGGACGGTACCCTATGGAAGTGGCCGGCGGGTAGCGGCCGCTGGCCCTTCGCCCGCGTACAGTTGAGCGGCAAGACGGACCGTGCACTGGAGATGAGGTCCAACGCATCAGGCATAGGCGTGGTCGGGCACGCCCGCTCGGGAAAACTCTGGTCCGCGTTGCCCGGGCCACGACCCACTTCAATGCCAGGGCAGAGCCTGCAGCCGTTTGCGCTCGGCGCGGGCGGCGCCGAGCAGATCGATTTCCTCCGCCTGCTGTGGCCAGACGGCGTGTCGCAAACGGAGCTGGATCTTGCGGTCGGCAAGCTCCACCGGATCAGCGAAACCCAGCGGCAGGCCGGCAGCTGCCCGCTGTTGTTCGTGTGGGATGGCAAACGCTATGCGTTCGTCGCGGACATGCTTGGCGCCGGGGGGCTCGGGTTTAACCTCGGGCGGGGGGAGTACTACCCGCCCCGTCCCCAGGAGAGCCTGTTGCTCCCGGCCGGATTGCTCAAACCTCGCGAGGGCCGACTCGAGCTGAAGCTCGGCGAGCCGATGGAGGAGATCTGCTATTTCGACGCGGTGCGGCTGGTCGCGTACGACGTGCCGCCCGGGTGGTCCATAACCCTTGACGAGCGCTTCGCCGGTTTGGGGCCCGGTCCAACAGGTGAGCCGGTGTTCTACCGGAGCAGGCTGGCGCCTGAAGAGGCGATGAACGATCGTGGCGAGGACATCCGCGTCGCTCTCGCGGAGGCGGACGGCCTGCCAGCCCCGCTCGACCGCCGCGACAGCCGGTTTGTCGGGCTTACCAACCCCCATTCGGTTACGCTGAGTTTTACCAGGCCGATCGACGAGTTGGAGGATCCGACGCTGGTGTTCGACGGCTGGGTGGACTACGCCTACTCCCAGTCGGCGTTTGCGGCGTGGCAGGCCGGCGAGACCTTTGTCGAGCCGACCATCGAGGCGCAAGCCGCCTCCGGCGAATGGGTGGTGATTGCGGACCGCTTCGGCTACCCGGCCGGAACCTCGCGCCACGGTTCGGTGCGGCTGGACGGGGCCGCCCTCCCCAGTGGGGCTACGCGGCTGAGGATCAGCTCCAACATGCTGGTCTACTGGGACCGGCTCCTGCTCGTTGACCGCGCATCGTGCCCCGAGGCCAAGCGCCGAGCGATGCGTCTTCGGTCCGCATCGGTGGCGGATGTCGGTTTTGCCGCCCGCCGAGTCGACGAGAACCGCCTCAGCGTGTACGACTACGACGACCGCCCGCCGCTCGGTGATACCCGCCACCCCGCCGGCTACTACACCGAGTTTGGCGTCGCGACCCCGCTGATCGAGGCGACCGACGACGCGGTCGCTATCATTGGGCCAGGGGAGGAGCTGCACATCAACTTCGAGGCGCCGAGCAAACCGCCTCCTTCCGGCTGGACCCGCCAGTGGGTCCTGGAAGCAGACGGCTGGTGCAAGGACGCCGACCTCTTCACCGAGAACGCCGGCACAGTGGCGCCGCTGCCCCGCCGTCCGAATGCGGTCGAAGACGCCCGCCGTGAACAGCTCCATCGGCAGTTCAACACCCGCTTCCGCAGCGGGTACTAG
- a CDS encoding PEP-CTERM sorting domain-containing protein, which produces MRCTLFRLFSLPGALCLGVLTAGDAAAVDFNWNVDGPADWNVGTNWDPEGPPTEDGNGDNGREFAYVNNGGTAEITDVIPDVADIFVGAGADTSGTLNQSAGNTFVANDSWMFVGQDGGTGTYNLSGGTQGKARLYVGRGAGGVGELNLSGSGVVGGDLLVAGVDGGVATVNVTGGGSANTTGNIELHNATVTITDDALMKSGNEVWFGNGGGNTTTANMDSGTVEANTWIAIGRDSSTGTVNLSGSAVVRKIAVDDGNPENISNSEQSFIVIGGLGSGGSGTLNVQDNATVWSDTGMVLNETAGQAGIVNQSGGTVTLHDYASTNAVFGDSLEMDPNGHGLGEYHLSGGVLNAETVDVGGGLFDMTGGTLSATNFIGDLTQGGGTISPGDSPGTMTVTGNYSLDSGDLFMEIEGTMAGTEYDQLIVTGDVSLAGELTLAGAYVPSASDAFILIDNQGANAVSGAFTGLAEGATVTFNGIDLTLSYMGGDGNDVVLSGPVPEPTTLALLAGLGLAGVASRRRR; this is translated from the coding sequence ATGAGATGCACCCTGTTTCGACTCTTCTCCTTACCCGGGGCGCTCTGCCTCGGGGTGCTCACCGCCGGTGATGCCGCGGCGGTGGACTTCAACTGGAACGTCGATGGCCCGGCCGACTGGAACGTCGGCACGAACTGGGACCCCGAAGGTCCTCCCACTGAGGACGGCAACGGCGACAACGGCCGTGAGTTCGCCTACGTGAACAACGGCGGCACTGCAGAAATAACGGATGTAATCCCAGATGTCGCTGACATCTTTGTTGGCGCCGGCGCTGACACTTCTGGAACGCTAAACCAGTCCGCCGGCAACACGTTTGTTGCGAACGACAGCTGGATGTTCGTCGGACAGGACGGCGGCACCGGAACGTACAACCTCAGCGGCGGTACGCAGGGCAAAGCCCGCTTGTATGTCGGTCGAGGTGCGGGCGGTGTGGGTGAGCTCAACCTCTCTGGGTCGGGCGTTGTTGGCGGCGACTTGCTCGTCGCGGGTGTTGATGGTGGCGTCGCTACTGTCAACGTGACCGGCGGGGGGTCTGCCAACACGACGGGTAATATCGAGCTCCACAACGCTACCGTTACCATTACTGACGACGCATTGATGAAGTCCGGCAATGAGGTTTGGTTCGGCAATGGTGGGGGTAACACCACCACTGCCAATATGGATTCCGGAACCGTAGAGGCCAACACCTGGATTGCAATCGGCCGCGACAGCAGCACGGGCACGGTCAATCTGTCCGGTTCTGCCGTGGTGCGGAAGATTGCGGTGGATGACGGGAATCCAGAGAACATCTCGAACTCCGAGCAATCCTTCATCGTGATTGGCGGACTCGGGAGCGGCGGCAGCGGCACCCTGAACGTTCAGGACAACGCCACCGTCTGGAGCGATACAGGCATGGTGCTCAACGAAACCGCAGGCCAGGCTGGCATTGTTAACCAGTCGGGCGGCACGGTCACCCTGCACGACTACGCTTCAACCAACGCCGTGTTCGGTGATTCCTTGGAGATGGATCCGAACGGACACGGCTTGGGCGAGTACCACCTGAGCGGTGGTGTGCTGAATGCCGAAACCGTTGATGTCGGAGGCGGATTGTTCGACATGACCGGTGGCACCCTGTCGGCGACCAATTTCATCGGTGACCTGACGCAGGGCGGCGGCACGATCTCGCCCGGAGACTCGCCCGGCACGATGACCGTGACCGGGAACTACTCGCTGGACTCCGGTGACCTCTTCATGGAGATCGAGGGCACCATGGCTGGCACCGAGTACGATCAGCTGATCGTCACCGGTGACGTCAGCTTGGCCGGCGAGCTGACCCTGGCCGGCGCCTACGTTCCGAGTGCATCGGACGCGTTCATCCTGATTGACAATCAGGGCGCCAACGCCGTGTCTGGCGCCTTCACCGGGCTGGCCGAGGGAGCGACCGTTACATTCAACGGCATCGACCTGACGCTGAGCTACATGGGCGGAGACGGCAACGACGTCGTCCTGTCGGGACCCGTTCCCGAGCCGACCACGCTCGCCCTGCTCGCGGGCCTCGGCCTGGCGGGTGTTGCGTCGCGTCGTCGCCGCTAG
- a CDS encoding tetratricopeptide repeat protein, translated as MHYFAATRRRRDEGFRLFGFAHPLAFSHTWLAALMAVSLAGIPTSCGSSPIARDQAAIGGAAGDAQSVFRRKALRAVRQEDVDSALELLRQEFRSLPGGPLPEVTLAGMLQQEGQPQQARMLLEQAVVALPEDPEPHLALADLAWRDRRLSDACLQYERAGQLAGEMPDDSPRKARLTEWALAGLGSVAETRGQSKLAFELFSQLLEQNPKHSQAHYRLGHILFALQRSEEAIAHLTAAAESNPNAPTAELAIAGLHQQAGDTDAAEEWLRRAADSATSNAQVQLALAKFLLSVRNAPRAAAAPIARVIEVDPESQEARTLEALTAWSTGDLERAEGLLEKLTLDNPSSVEANAYLSSVLAERGGPKRVMRAEEVATLNSSSHPNSVPAAAAFGWVVLHAGKVDLAARQLEAAVKANGADRDARYYYARALYRTGKTRAATEQLTTALNATGLFIHLNDAAEWGQTLGLVPNEG; from the coding sequence ATGCATTATTTTGCAGCTACCCGAAGGCGGAGAGACGAGGGGTTTCGTCTCTTCGGGTTCGCGCATCCTCTTGCGTTCAGTCACACCTGGCTGGCGGCTCTGATGGCTGTTTCCCTCGCAGGCATTCCCACGTCTTGCGGTTCCTCCCCGATTGCGAGGGACCAAGCCGCGATCGGCGGCGCCGCGGGGGACGCACAAAGCGTCTTCCGCCGTAAAGCATTGCGAGCCGTTCGCCAAGAAGACGTTGACTCTGCCCTCGAATTGCTGCGTCAGGAGTTCCGCAGCTTGCCAGGCGGCCCGCTTCCCGAGGTGACGCTCGCCGGGATGCTGCAGCAGGAGGGACAGCCCCAGCAGGCGCGGATGCTGCTAGAGCAGGCGGTCGTGGCTCTGCCGGAAGACCCCGAGCCGCACCTGGCGCTGGCCGATCTCGCGTGGCGGGATCGACGTTTGAGTGACGCTTGCCTGCAGTACGAACGCGCCGGCCAGCTTGCCGGTGAGATGCCGGACGACTCGCCTCGCAAAGCAAGGCTCACCGAATGGGCCCTTGCGGGCCTGGGCAGCGTCGCCGAGACACGAGGCCAATCCAAACTGGCGTTCGAATTGTTTAGTCAGCTACTGGAGCAAAACCCCAAACACTCCCAGGCCCACTATCGACTGGGGCATATCCTGTTCGCACTGCAGCGCAGTGAAGAGGCGATTGCTCACTTAACCGCCGCTGCGGAGTCCAATCCCAACGCTCCCACAGCGGAGCTAGCCATAGCAGGGCTCCACCAGCAAGCCGGCGATACCGACGCCGCGGAGGAGTGGCTACGTCGGGCTGCTGACTCAGCCACGTCGAACGCCCAGGTCCAACTCGCGCTGGCGAAGTTTCTGCTGTCTGTCCGCAACGCCCCGCGGGCCGCAGCGGCGCCGATTGCACGCGTGATTGAAGTGGATCCTGAGAGCCAGGAGGCTAGGACCCTCGAGGCTCTGACCGCGTGGAGCACGGGAGACTTGGAACGGGCCGAAGGCCTTCTGGAGAAGTTAACGCTAGACAATCCAAGCTCGGTCGAGGCGAACGCTTACCTGTCCTCAGTGCTTGCAGAGCGGGGTGGCCCCAAGCGGGTGATGCGTGCGGAAGAAGTCGCCACGCTCAACTCATCTTCTCACCCGAACTCAGTGCCCGCGGCGGCCGCCTTCGGATGGGTGGTGCTGCATGCGGGTAAGGTCGACCTGGCCGCGCGGCAACTGGAAGCGGCAGTGAAGGCCAACGGAGCGGATCGCGACGCCCGCTACTACTACGCCCGAGCGCTGTACCGCACCGGCAAGACGCGGGCCGCGACCGAGCAGCTCACTACCGCCCTGAACGCGACAGGTCTATTCATCCATCTGAATGATGCGGCTGAGTGGGGCCAAACGCTTGGACTCGTACCCAACGAAGGGTAG
- a CDS encoding CRTAC1 family protein, with protein sequence MTERYCVLLCPIIVISGACLLGCSSDESTNQPATATTPRNAAASSNDSDAADNGLLVDITDRLGITPPKGDWPDGDYMTPEITPGGVAVLDFDGDGRLDLYQVNHCAAGSFTAPAPNRLFRQKEDGTFEEVPDAAGLNDRGYGHGVAVGDIDNDGDPDVLVTNYGPNALYINEGGRYVNHTAEAGIEGDQWSSSAGFLDYDRDGDLDLYIVNFAVFDPDRRCVVGDDPNDLDYCGPHLFDGLVDTLYRNNGDGTFTDVTEQANIVLPGRGWGLACGDVTGDGWCDVYVANDEEPAQLWVNQQDGTFEEEAVFRGCAYNMAGRVEAGMGVAIADVDGDQRMDLFKTHLGGETNTLYLSDGSDELYSDETARSTMGSVDRPYTGWGCGFVDFDHDGLLDMAVANGRVSKGVPQPSSQLSPFWSRFAEPNLLFKGEPGGRFVNISDQAGRFGSEPLSSRGMAFADLDNDGDLDLAVQQLDNELRVYRNDAPQPGAHWLIVRAMTGQRDAYGARVIATAGDRKWVRLAHPASSYLASNDPRAHFGLGSEESVDQLIIEWPSGRRETFAVPGVDRVITVKEGEGQPVDG encoded by the coding sequence ATGACTGAGCGATACTGCGTACTGCTTTGTCCTATTATCGTGATCAGCGGAGCCTGCCTGCTTGGCTGCTCATCTGACGAGTCAACGAACCAGCCTGCGACGGCCACTACCCCGAGAAACGCTGCCGCGAGTTCCAACGATAGCGATGCCGCCGACAACGGCCTGCTGGTCGACATCACCGATCGGCTAGGCATCACCCCGCCGAAAGGCGACTGGCCGGACGGGGACTACATGACCCCCGAGATCACCCCGGGGGGCGTGGCCGTGCTTGATTTCGACGGTGACGGCCGGCTCGACCTGTACCAGGTGAACCACTGCGCGGCGGGCTCGTTCACCGCCCCGGCGCCCAACCGGCTGTTTCGGCAGAAAGAGGACGGGACCTTCGAAGAGGTCCCCGACGCCGCCGGCCTGAACGACCGGGGCTACGGGCACGGCGTGGCGGTGGGCGACATCGACAACGACGGCGATCCGGACGTCTTGGTGACCAATTACGGGCCGAACGCCCTGTACATCAACGAGGGCGGCCGGTACGTCAACCACACGGCCGAGGCGGGCATCGAGGGCGATCAGTGGAGTTCGTCCGCCGGATTCCTCGACTACGACCGCGACGGCGACCTGGACCTGTACATCGTGAATTTTGCGGTGTTCGATCCGGACCGCCGGTGCGTTGTCGGCGACGACCCCAACGACCTCGACTACTGCGGCCCCCACCTGTTCGACGGCCTAGTGGACACGCTGTACCGGAACAACGGCGACGGCACGTTTACCGACGTCACTGAGCAGGCCAATATCGTCCTGCCCGGCCGTGGTTGGGGATTGGCGTGCGGTGACGTCACCGGCGACGGTTGGTGTGACGTGTACGTCGCGAACGACGAGGAGCCCGCTCAGCTATGGGTCAACCAACAGGACGGAACCTTTGAGGAGGAGGCCGTCTTTCGGGGGTGCGCCTACAACATGGCGGGCCGCGTCGAAGCCGGCATGGGGGTCGCCATTGCCGATGTCGACGGCGACCAACGCATGGACCTATTCAAGACGCACCTCGGCGGCGAGACCAACACGCTCTACCTCTCCGATGGCTCTGACGAACTGTACTCCGACGAAACGGCGCGAAGCACGATGGGATCCGTCGACCGTCCGTATACAGGTTGGGGCTGCGGGTTCGTCGATTTCGACCATGATGGCCTGCTCGATATGGCGGTGGCCAACGGGCGGGTGAGCAAAGGAGTGCCCCAGCCCTCCTCACAGCTGAGCCCCTTCTGGAGCCGCTTTGCCGAGCCCAACCTGCTTTTCAAGGGTGAGCCGGGGGGGCGGTTTGTAAACATCAGCGACCAGGCAGGTCGATTCGGCAGCGAACCACTCAGCAGCCGGGGCATGGCATTCGCCGACCTCGACAACGACGGCGACCTCGATCTTGCGGTACAGCAGCTTGACAACGAATTGCGGGTCTACCGTAACGACGCCCCGCAGCCCGGCGCCCATTGGCTGATTGTTCGGGCGATGACCGGCCAACGCGACGCGTATGGGGCACGGGTGATCGCCACAGCGGGCGACCGGAAGTGGGTTCGCTTGGCGCACCCCGCCTCGAGCTACCTCGCCAGCAACGACCCGCGCGCCCACTTCGGACTTGGATCCGAAGAAAGCGTCGACCAATTGATCATTGAGTGGCCGAGCGGCCGGCGCGAGACGTTCGCCGTGCCAGGCGTGGATCGGGTGATCACCGTGAAGGAAGGCGAGGGGCAGCCAGTCGACGGCTAG
- a CDS encoding tetratricopeptide repeat protein, protein MNRDSRGEALQDDSTTAEEAQARPQGENVAVGETQLGAAPTAGAAPETADEFLAAGIASEEAGRSSEAISNYTRAIELDPTSDVVRRRLGSLLIRLERFVDASIFFGQIAEREPDNPDAHNDWGAVLVQIGSVSEAIDQFREALRLDADHPDAHYNLATALLSEGRVEECKQHLVETLRIAPSYLDANFTLGRAYLIEGELDKAVAQFQHVMRANREYKSLDQHLGRAYSRQGNLRKAVQHYSEAVRRDPFNYEARYALGVALSTFGNPAAARAQFTEALRLSPESHEAHHELAQVLVELGEQEEAITHYNAALALRPDWPEALNNQAWLLATTEDERLRDPAKAVELAERAKQIADHNMPRVLDTLAAAQAAAGEPQQAAETAGEAARWADETNQAEVAEEIRTRAEQYQDGA, encoded by the coding sequence GTGAACAGGGACAGCCGCGGCGAGGCGTTGCAGGACGACTCAACGACCGCAGAGGAAGCTCAGGCGCGCCCGCAGGGCGAGAACGTCGCGGTAGGCGAAACGCAGCTTGGTGCGGCTCCCACCGCAGGCGCGGCGCCGGAAACCGCGGACGAGTTCTTGGCGGCCGGGATCGCCAGTGAAGAAGCCGGACGTTCAAGCGAGGCGATCAGCAACTACACCAGAGCCATTGAGCTCGACCCCACCAGCGACGTCGTCCGCAGGAGGCTGGGATCGCTGCTGATCCGCCTAGAGCGTTTCGTTGACGCTTCGATCTTCTTCGGCCAGATCGCCGAACGCGAGCCCGACAACCCTGACGCCCACAACGATTGGGGCGCCGTGCTGGTGCAGATCGGCAGCGTGAGCGAAGCGATCGACCAGTTCCGCGAGGCTCTGCGACTAGACGCCGACCATCCTGATGCCCACTACAACCTGGCCACGGCGCTGCTGAGCGAGGGCCGTGTCGAGGAGTGCAAGCAGCACCTTGTCGAAACCCTGCGGATCGCGCCTTCATACCTGGACGCCAATTTCACGCTCGGACGCGCGTACCTGATCGAGGGTGAACTCGACAAGGCGGTCGCCCAGTTCCAGCATGTGATGCGGGCCAACCGCGAGTACAAGTCGCTCGACCAGCACCTCGGCCGCGCCTACTCGCGGCAGGGGAACCTCCGCAAAGCCGTGCAGCACTACTCGGAGGCTGTCCGACGAGACCCGTTCAACTACGAGGCCCGCTACGCGTTGGGCGTTGCTCTCTCGACGTTTGGGAACCCCGCCGCGGCACGGGCGCAGTTCACGGAGGCCCTGCGGCTGAGCCCCGAGAGCCACGAGGCGCACCACGAATTGGCGCAGGTGCTGGTCGAGCTCGGCGAGCAGGAGGAAGCGATCACCCACTACAATGCCGCGTTGGCCCTGCGACCCGATTGGCCCGAGGCCCTCAACAACCAGGCTTGGCTGCTTGCAACTACCGAGGATGAGCGGCTGCGTGACCCCGCCAAGGCAGTAGAGCTGGCCGAACGGGCGAAGCAGATCGCCGACCACAACATGCCGCGCGTGCTAGACACGCTGGCCGCCGCACAGGCCGCCGCGGGCGAACCACAGCAGGCCGCAGAGACCGCAGGCGAGGCGGCCCGCTGGGCGGACGAAACCAACCAGGCGGAAGTCGCTGAAGAGATCCGCACCCGGGCGGAGCAGTACCAGGACGGCGCCTAG